One part of the Candidatus Polarisedimenticolia bacterium genome encodes these proteins:
- a CDS encoding NAD(P)-dependent oxidoreductase, translating to MRIFVAGSTGVAGRALVPLLLENGHDVVALVRFAPKARDLEAMGATIALGDALDKAELTQAIRKAEPEVILNELTSLAGAGDFRRLDEEFALTNRLRTEATDTMLAAARLVGARRFVAQSFCGWPFAREGGPVKTEEDPLDTDPPAHFGKTLAAIRYLEDAVRAAEDVEALALRYGFFYGPGTAIARDGLIADLVRNRKIPIVGDGGGIWSFVHIDDAARATLEAISHGKPGIYNVVDDEPAAVSTWLPALAEAVGAPPPRKMPIWLARMAIGDGGVSLMTEARGGSNAKAKRELEWQLAYPSWRRGFVEGLG from the coding sequence ATGCGAATCTTCGTCGCGGGCAGCACCGGCGTCGCGGGCAGGGCACTGGTGCCGCTCTTGCTGGAGAACGGCCACGACGTCGTGGCGCTCGTCCGCTTCGCTCCCAAGGCCCGAGATCTCGAGGCGATGGGCGCGACGATCGCGCTCGGCGATGCCCTGGACAAGGCAGAGCTGACGCAGGCGATCCGAAAGGCCGAGCCGGAGGTGATTCTCAACGAGCTTACGAGTCTCGCCGGAGCCGGCGATTTCAGGCGACTCGACGAAGAGTTTGCGCTGACGAACCGGCTCCGCACCGAGGCGACCGACACGATGCTCGCGGCGGCGCGCCTCGTGGGAGCGCGGCGCTTCGTCGCCCAGAGCTTCTGCGGCTGGCCATTTGCCCGCGAAGGCGGTCCCGTCAAGACCGAGGAAGATCCCCTCGATACCGATCCGCCCGCCCATTTCGGCAAGACGCTGGCGGCCATCCGGTACCTCGAAGACGCCGTGCGAGCGGCCGAGGACGTCGAGGCGCTCGCCCTGCGCTACGGGTTCTTCTACGGCCCGGGAACCGCCATCGCGCGGGACGGCCTCATCGCAGATCTTGTCCGCAACCGCAAGATTCCTATCGTCGGCGACGGGGGCGGCATCTGGTCGTTCGTCCACATCGACGACGCCGCCCGGGCGACCCTGGAGGCGATCTCGCATGGCAAGCCGGGGATCTACAACGTCGTGGACGACGAACCGGCGGCCGTCTCGACCTGGCTGCCGGCGCTCGCCGAGGCGGTGGGAGCGCCGCCGCCCCGGAAGATGCCGATCTGGCTCGCCAGGATGGCGATCGGTGACGGGGGAGTGTCCTTGATGACGGAGGCTCGGGGCGGCTCCAACGCCAAGGCGAAACGCGAGCTGGAGTGGCAGCTCGCCTACCCGAGCTGGCGCCGCGGCTTCGTCGAAGGGCTCGGCTGA
- a CDS encoding DoxX family protein codes for MAVLFVLIGGILAFRGLGSLGVVALASWPAAARWGLALMLLFTASAHFTKMREDLVRMTPPWVPHPRLMVAFTGVCEILGAVGLLIPTLQRAAGLALVLLFVALLPANVHGARAGVLLRGRPATPLWLRVPMQILFIALAWWSTQ; via the coding sequence ATGGCCGTGCTTTTCGTCCTGATCGGCGGGATCCTCGCGTTTCGCGGTCTGGGAAGTTTGGGCGTCGTAGCTTTGGCCTCCTGGCCGGCGGCAGCGCGCTGGGGCCTCGCGCTGATGCTCCTGTTCACCGCGAGCGCGCATTTCACGAAGATGAGAGAGGATCTCGTTCGTATGACGCCGCCCTGGGTTCCCCACCCCCGGCTCATGGTCGCGTTCACCGGCGTCTGCGAGATTCTCGGCGCCGTCGGCCTCCTGATCCCGACCTTGCAGCGCGCGGCAGGTCTTGCCCTGGTCCTGCTGTTCGTCGCGCTGCTCCCCGCCAACGTCCATGGCGCACGGGCGGGTGTTCTCCTGAGGGGGAGACCCGCGACTCCGTTGTGGCTGCGGGTCCCCATGCAGATCCTATTCATCGCGCTCGCCTGGTGGTCGACGCAATGA
- a CDS encoding efflux RND transporter permease subunit — protein sequence MKFTDLFIRRPVLAIVINLAILIAGLQSIRSLAVRQYPRSDIAVINVTTSYVGANADLVRGFITTPLERVIASADGIDYIESSSAQGLSTITVHLKLNYDTNAALTQIQSKVAQVRNDLPPEAEAPVINLETADNRFAAMYLGFASSDLDQNQITDYLTRSVQPKLSAIGGVQRADILGDRTFAMRIWLKPDRMAALRISPSDVRQALASNNYLSALGKTKGSMVSVNLVANTNLKTPEEFRDLVVKEEGGVVVRLGEIADVVLGAENYDSDVRFSGQTATFMGIWALPTANTLEVVRSVRAALPEIEAQLPAGMKLGVPYDSTFYIQSALSEVLKTLGETLLIVLVVIFLFIGSARAVLVPIVAIPISLVGAVFLMLMAGFTINLLTLLAIVLAVGLVVDDAIVMVENVERHIRAGEPPMQAALVAARELVGPIVAMTITLAAVYTPVAIQGGLTGALFREFAFTLAGAVIVSGVVALTLSPMMSSRLLRAGDSERGFARWVNRRLDGLRRLYTRLLAGTLAYRPVVLLVWAVVVLLIVPFYLFSQKELAPSEDQGVVFGIVQAAPNSTLDQTKLFASRINEVYKSFPETENTFQITTPSGGFGGMVTRPWSERKKTTEQLRLEAGAALSKIPGVRVIPLTPPPLPGGGDFPVDFVIASTAEPAQLVDLANRLVQKAYASGMFVFADADVKFDQPQAEVVFDRDRVRSQGVELSQAGGDLSTLLGGNYVNRFSIQGRSYKVIPQIERAGRLTPDQLKDIYVTGPEGKLVPLSTFAALKTTTEPRELKRFQQLNAVRIQGVIPPPVSLDQALRVLEEEARQILPQGFTIDYAGESRQLRTEGTKFLGIFLLSAILIYLVLAAQFESFRDPFIILIGSVPLAIAGSLLFSFLGFTTLNIYSQVGLITLVGLVSKNGILIVEFANHLQERGMDKVRAVVEAAATRLRPVLMTTAATVVGHFPLIIATGPGAGARNSIGIMLVTGMIIGTAFTLFVVPSIYVLVGRVHKAASATEPIRPGAAAHGEAAPAMI from the coding sequence ATGAAATTCACCGATCTCTTCATCCGCAGGCCGGTTCTCGCCATCGTGATCAACCTGGCGATCCTGATCGCCGGGCTGCAGTCGATCCGGTCGCTGGCCGTGCGGCAGTACCCTCGCAGCGACATCGCCGTGATCAACGTCACGACTTCCTACGTGGGGGCCAATGCCGACCTGGTGCGCGGCTTCATCACCACGCCGCTGGAGCGGGTGATCGCCAGCGCCGACGGCATCGACTACATCGAGTCCTCCAGCGCCCAGGGGCTGAGCACCATCACGGTGCACCTCAAGCTCAACTACGACACCAACGCGGCGCTGACCCAGATCCAATCGAAGGTGGCGCAGGTCCGCAACGATCTTCCCCCGGAGGCCGAGGCTCCCGTGATCAACCTGGAGACGGCCGACAACCGGTTCGCCGCCATGTACCTCGGCTTCGCCTCGAGCGACCTGGATCAGAACCAGATCACCGACTACCTGACCCGTTCGGTCCAGCCGAAGCTGAGCGCCATCGGGGGGGTGCAGCGCGCCGACATCCTGGGAGATCGCACCTTCGCCATGCGGATCTGGCTGAAGCCCGACCGGATGGCGGCGCTGCGGATCTCGCCGTCGGACGTGCGGCAGGCGCTGGCGAGCAACAACTACTTGTCGGCCCTGGGGAAGACCAAGGGCTCCATGGTGTCGGTGAACCTCGTCGCCAACACGAACCTCAAGACCCCCGAGGAGTTCCGCGACCTGGTCGTCAAGGAAGAAGGGGGAGTCGTGGTCCGGCTCGGGGAGATCGCGGACGTCGTGCTCGGCGCGGAGAACTACGACTCCGACGTCCGTTTCAGCGGGCAGACCGCCACGTTCATGGGGATCTGGGCGCTGCCCACCGCGAACACTCTGGAGGTGGTCCGGAGCGTGCGCGCCGCGCTGCCGGAAATCGAGGCGCAGCTGCCCGCGGGGATGAAGCTGGGCGTGCCCTACGACTCCACGTTCTACATCCAGAGCGCGCTGAGCGAAGTGCTCAAGACACTGGGTGAGACGCTTCTGATCGTCCTGGTGGTCATCTTCCTGTTCATCGGGTCGGCGCGCGCCGTGCTCGTCCCGATTGTCGCGATCCCGATCTCGCTAGTCGGGGCGGTCTTCCTGATGCTCATGGCCGGCTTCACCATCAACCTCCTGACGTTGCTGGCCATCGTCCTGGCCGTGGGCCTCGTCGTGGACGACGCTATCGTCATGGTGGAGAACGTCGAGCGGCACATCCGGGCGGGAGAGCCGCCGATGCAGGCGGCGCTCGTCGCCGCGCGGGAGCTGGTCGGTCCGATCGTGGCGATGACGATCACCCTGGCGGCGGTCTACACGCCGGTGGCGATCCAGGGAGGACTCACAGGGGCCCTGTTCCGGGAATTCGCCTTCACGCTGGCAGGGGCGGTGATCGTCTCGGGCGTCGTCGCGCTCACCCTGTCGCCCATGATGAGCTCGAGGCTTCTGCGGGCCGGGGACTCCGAGCGGGGTTTCGCCCGATGGGTCAACCGCCGGCTCGACGGCCTCCGGCGGCTCTACACGAGGCTCCTGGCAGGGACTCTGGCGTACCGCCCCGTGGTGCTGCTCGTTTGGGCGGTCGTGGTCCTCTTGATCGTCCCGTTCTATCTCTTCTCGCAGAAGGAGCTGGCGCCCAGCGAGGACCAAGGCGTGGTGTTCGGAATTGTGCAAGCGGCTCCCAACTCCACCCTCGATCAGACGAAGCTGTTCGCGTCGAGAATCAACGAGGTCTACAAGTCCTTTCCGGAGACGGAGAACACGTTCCAGATCACGACGCCTTCCGGCGGGTTCGGAGGGATGGTGACCCGGCCCTGGAGCGAGCGGAAGAAGACGACGGAGCAGCTCCGTCTCGAGGCGGGGGCGGCTCTCTCGAAGATTCCCGGGGTGCGCGTGATTCCTCTCACGCCTCCGCCGCTTCCCGGCGGCGGCGACTTTCCCGTCGACTTCGTGATCGCTTCGACGGCAGAGCCGGCGCAGCTTGTGGATCTGGCGAACCGGCTCGTCCAGAAGGCCTACGCGAGCGGGATGTTCGTGTTCGCCGACGCCGATGTGAAGTTCGACCAGCCCCAGGCGGAGGTGGTGTTCGATCGGGACCGGGTCCGCTCCCAGGGGGTCGAGTTGAGCCAGGCGGGAGGGGACCTCTCAACGCTGCTGGGCGGGAACTACGTCAACCGGTTCAGCATCCAGGGACGGAGCTACAAGGTGATCCCGCAGATCGAGCGCGCCGGCCGTCTGACCCCCGATCAGCTCAAGGATATCTATGTCACTGGCCCCGAAGGCAAGCTGGTTCCACTCTCCACATTCGCGGCGCTGAAAACCACCACGGAGCCGAGGGAGCTGAAGCGGTTCCAGCAGCTCAACGCCGTGCGGATTCAGGGGGTCATTCCTCCGCCGGTCTCCCTCGACCAGGCGCTCCGCGTGCTGGAGGAGGAGGCGCGCCAGATTCTCCCCCAAGGGTTCACCATCGACTACGCGGGGGAGTCGCGCCAGCTCCGCACGGAAGGGACCAAGTTCCTGGGGATCTTCCTGCTCTCGGCGATCCTGATCTACCTGGTCCTGGCGGCGCAGTTCGAGAGCTTCCGGGATCCCTTCATCATCCTGATCGGATCGGTCCCTCTGGCGATCGCGGGATCGCTGCTCTTCTCGTTCCTGGGTTTCACGACGCTCAACATCTACAGCCAGGTCGGCCTGATCACCCTGGTGGGGCTCGTCTCCAAGAACGGAATCCTGATCGTCGAGTTCGCGAACCACCTCCAGGAGCGGGGCATGGACAAGGTCCGGGCGGTCGTCGAGGCGGCGGCCACGCGGCTGCGGCCCGTCTTGATGACGACGGCGGCGACCGTGGTGGGCCACTTCCCGCTAATCATCGCCACGGGGCCGGGGGCCGGCGCCCGCAACAGCATCGGCATCATGCTCGTCACCGGCATGATCATCGGCACGGCCTTCACCCTGTTCGTCGTCCCGTCGATTTATGTGCTCGTCGGCCGGGTGCACAAGGCGGCGAGCGCCACGGAGCCCATCAGGCCCGGAGCGGCCGCGCACGGCGAGGCGGCGCCGGCCATGATTTGA